The following proteins are co-located in the Methanobrevibacter sp. genome:
- the nucS gene encoding endonuclease NucS, whose protein sequence is MKYKILEHPNSDEAYDLVHEALRKRATITIFACCKVNYEGRALSELNWGERIIMIKPDGTFLIHQEKKVEPVNWQPPKSKTRAYIKNENLFLESHRRTPKELLTVEIRQIQFINYANIEDFEELEQAGYEKDMGDMIMDKPHMIEEGFTPTAREYSVEHGFIDILGKDSDNNLMILELKARKAGVNAVKQLKRYLLDFENTENDYLRECQAQKKKIRGLLVAPSIMDDALEMIEEEGIEFVSIEPPRELKRDKKVTLDAF, encoded by the coding sequence ATGAAATATAAAATTTTAGAACACCCCAACAGTGATGAGGCATACGATTTAGTTCATGAAGCTTTAAGAAAAAGAGCGACTATAACAATCTTTGCTTGTTGTAAAGTGAATTATGAAGGTCGTGCATTAAGTGAATTAAACTGGGGAGAAAGAATAATAATGATAAAGCCGGATGGAACATTTTTAATCCATCAGGAAAAGAAAGTGGAACCTGTTAACTGGCAACCTCCAAAATCAAAAACAAGAGCTTACATTAAAAATGAAAACTTATTCCTGGAAAGTCACAGAAGGACTCCAAAAGAACTTTTGACAGTTGAAATAAGACAAATCCAATTTATTAATTATGCCAATATTGAAGACTTCGAAGAATTGGAACAGGCAGGATACGAAAAAGACATGGGCGATATGATAATGGATAAACCCCATATGATTGAAGAGGGATTTACTCCAACTGCAAGAGAATACAGTGTGGAACATGGATTTATTGACATTTTAGGAAAAGACAGTGACAATAACTTAATGATTCTTGAGCTAAAAGCCCGTAAAGCAGGCGTTAATGCTGTCAAACAACTTAAAAGATACCTTCTGGATTTTGAAAACACTGAAAATGATTATCTTAGAGAATGCCAAGCACAAAAAAAGAAAATAAGAGGTTTGCTTGTAGCACCATCAATCATGGATGATGCATTAGAAATGATTGAGGAAGAAGGTATCGAATTTGTATCAATAGAACCCCCTCGTGAATTGAAAAGAGATAAAAAAGTAACATTGGATGCATTTTAG
- a CDS encoding mechanosensitive ion channel domain-containing protein yields the protein MNIPQTTINDPWMTLIYILIVIIITTIITRLIAFSMNRMKRFHENATVIYLIRDIINYIIYFIALMVILQFFGINLAGTLLSVGIVGIAVSFAAKDIISNLFSGILLILGKSIKVGDTIEVNGKKGFVERISLRSTVIVDDLGVKNHVPNSTLTNDYYLQFKPPEKYRVDILTGLPLNIDVEDFVEHIVAKMESYDAIAEDPKPAVFANQISFKQSKVKVSFWVKDYNNKDQYKIIITNDIRKYITMGETNE from the coding sequence ATGAATATTCCTCAAACAACAATCAATGACCCCTGGATGACCCTTATTTATATACTGATTGTAATTATAATCACAACAATTATAACAAGACTTATTGCATTTTCAATGAATAGAATGAAACGATTCCATGAAAATGCGACTGTAATTTATCTTATTCGAGATATAATTAATTATATCATTTATTTCATTGCATTAATGGTTATTTTACAATTCTTTGGAATAAATCTTGCAGGAACTCTGCTGAGTGTAGGTATTGTAGGTATAGCTGTGAGTTTTGCGGCAAAAGACATTATATCCAATTTATTTTCAGGAATACTTTTGATTCTGGGAAAAAGTATTAAAGTTGGAGACACCATTGAAGTTAATGGAAAAAAAGGTTTCGTTGAAAGAATTTCACTTAGATCAACCGTTATTGTTGATGATTTAGGTGTTAAAAATCATGTTCCAAACTCAACATTAACAAATGACTATTATCTCCAGTTCAAACCTCCTGAAAAGTATAGGGTGGACATTTTGACAGGATTGCCACTTAATATTGATGTGGAAGATTTTGTAGAACATATAGTGGCAAAAATGGAAAGTTATGATGCAATAGCTGAAGACCCGAAACCTGCCGTTTTTGCGAATCAGATAAGTTTTAAACAAAGTAAGGTTAAAGTTTCATTTTGGGTAAAAGATTATAATAATAAAGACCAATATAAAATAATAATCACAAACGATATTAGAAAATATATTACAATGGGTGAGACAAATGAGTAA
- the nadA gene encoding quinolinate synthase NadA has protein sequence MSNSLQEEILKLKDEKNAIILAHNYQPKEIQEIADFLGDSLELCIKASKIDDKDLVIFCGVDFMAETAFILNPDKKIVIPTLEAECPMAHMLPEDVLLEAKKEHPDAGVILYVNSIAEAKQHADTLCTSANAVKVTESLPHDKILFGPDKNLGTHVAEKLDKEIIHVPKDGHCYVHRLFHVEDIELKREQHPNAEVICHPECNINVQNAADKVMSTGGMLKYIAESDKEEFIIGTEVDMITRINAEVPGKKLYPLLEGAICETMKLHTLEKVRDALVNEEPQVTLPKDVAEKSRKAVEHMLNAS, from the coding sequence ATGAGTAACTCTCTTCAAGAAGAAATTTTAAAATTGAAAGACGAAAAAAATGCAATTATTTTAGCACACAATTACCAACCAAAAGAAATTCAAGAAATTGCAGATTTTCTTGGAGATTCATTGGAATTATGCATTAAAGCATCTAAAATTGACGACAAGGATTTAGTTATCTTTTGCGGTGTTGATTTCATGGCGGAAACCGCTTTTATTTTAAATCCTGATAAAAAAATTGTCATACCAACTTTAGAAGCGGAGTGCCCAATGGCACACATGTTGCCTGAGGACGTTTTACTTGAAGCAAAAAAAGAACATCCTGATGCAGGTGTTATTTTATATGTGAACAGTATTGCTGAAGCAAAACAACATGCTGACACTTTATGTACTTCCGCAAATGCAGTTAAAGTTACTGAAAGTTTACCACATGATAAAATACTATTCGGCCCTGATAAAAACTTAGGAACCCATGTTGCAGAAAAATTAGACAAAGAGATTATTCATGTCCCAAAAGACGGCCATTGCTATGTCCACAGACTATTCCATGTGGAAGATATTGAACTAAAAAGAGAACAGCATCCTAATGCAGAGGTAATTTGCCATCCAGAATGTAATATCAATGTTCAAAATGCAGCAGATAAAGTAATGTCAACCGGAGGCATGTTAAAATACATCGCTGAAAGCGACAAGGAAGAGTTTATTATCGGAACAGAAGTTGATATGATTACAAGAATCAATGCAGAAGTTCCTGGAAAAAAACTTTACCCACTCCTGGAAGGTGCAATCTGTGAAACTATGAAATTGCACACCCTGGAAAAAGTAAGGGATGCTCTTGTTAATGAAGAGCCTCAAGTAACATTACCTAAAGATGTTGCAGAAAAATCCAGAAAAGCCGTTGAACATATGTTAAATGCTAGTTAA
- the rnz gene encoding ribonuclease Z, translating into MEIIFLGTSSAVHSKERNHPSIALKAFGDVMLFDCGEGTQRQMLHTKVSPMKISKIFISHFHGDHILGLPGLLQSLGLQDRKEKLTIYGPRGLNKVKDAIYNFGYCKFDFPIDFIEIESQIIEETDEYIIKSQLVKHNVPSLAYSIEEKKKPRFLRDKAIELGVPVGPAFGKLHNGEEVEVNGKIIKPEQVLGEPRKGIKITYSGDTRPCEEMIDLAKDSTILIHESTFSLQDEENALEHGHSTASDAAYVAKHSNSKELILTHISTRYNGEFYKILLKEAREIFENTRMAYDLMEIEL; encoded by the coding sequence ATGGAAATAATATTTTTAGGGACTTCATCTGCGGTCCATTCAAAAGAAAGAAATCATCCTTCAATAGCTCTGAAGGCTTTTGGTGATGTCATGCTGTTTGACTGTGGTGAAGGAACTCAAAGACAAATGCTTCATACAAAAGTAAGTCCTATGAAGATATCTAAAATATTTATCAGCCACTTTCATGGAGACCATATTTTAGGCCTTCCAGGGCTGTTACAGTCATTGGGGCTTCAGGACAGAAAGGAAAAATTAACAATATACGGTCCAAGAGGATTGAATAAAGTTAAAGATGCAATCTATAACTTTGGTTACTGTAAATTTGATTTTCCAATTGATTTTATTGAAATTGAATCTCAAATCATTGAAGAAACTGATGAATATATCATTAAATCACAGTTGGTAAAACATAATGTTCCATCACTTGCATATTCAATTGAAGAGAAGAAAAAACCGAGATTCTTACGTGACAAGGCTATTGAATTGGGAGTTCCTGTAGGTCCTGCTTTTGGTAAACTGCACAATGGTGAAGAAGTTGAAGTAAATGGCAAAATCATTAAACCTGAACAGGTACTTGGAGAACCTAGAAAAGGAATTAAAATAACTTACTCCGGAGATACAAGGCCCTGTGAAGAAATGATTGATCTGGCAAAAGACAGCACCATACTGATTCATGAATCCACATTTTCACTGCAGGATGAAGAAAATGCGCTTGAGCATGGCCATTCAACAGCTTCCGATGCTGCATATGTTGCCAAACATTCAAACAGCAAAGAATTGATATTGACCCATATCAGTACCCGATATAATGGAGAATTTTACAAAATACTGTTGAAAGAGGCCAGAGAAATTTTTGAAAATACCCGAATGGCCTATGACCTAATGGAAATTGAGCTATAG
- a CDS encoding SDR family oxidoreductase has translation MNDLFNLSGQVALVSGASSGIGVDMAKAYARYGANIVVTGRRKERLDQVAEEIKELGVDCIGVVCDVTDTESVENCVKEVMDHFGRIDILHNNAGYGATKEAELLTDDEWNKTVDVDLTGTFKMSRAVAREAMIPQKYGRIINTASMFGLVGTMATPTSPYAAAKGGVVNLTRQLAAEWAKYNITVNAICPGTFPTELTRSTIDNDEYKAYTKTVVPVGRSGVDGELDSTVVYLASPKSSYVTGQAIAVDGGYTCI, from the coding sequence ATGAATGATTTATTTAATTTATCAGGACAAGTAGCTTTAGTAAGCGGAGCATCCTCCGGTATTGGTGTTGATATGGCAAAAGCATATGCAAGATATGGTGCTAACATCGTAGTTACCGGAAGAAGGAAAGAAAGATTAGATCAAGTTGCAGAAGAAATTAAAGAACTTGGCGTAGACTGCATCGGCGTAGTCTGTGATGTAACCGATACTGAAAGTGTTGAAAATTGCGTAAAAGAAGTCATGGATCACTTTGGAAGAATTGATATCCTCCACAACAATGCAGGATACGGAGCAACAAAAGAAGCAGAATTATTAACTGACGATGAATGGAACAAAACTGTTGATGTAGACCTCACAGGTACCTTCAAAATGTCAAGAGCTGTTGCTCGTGAAGCAATGATTCCACAAAAATACGGAAGAATCATTAACACCGCATCTATGTTTGGTTTAGTTGGAACAATGGCAACCCCAACATCCCCATATGCAGCTGCAAAAGGTGGAGTAGTAAACCTCACAAGACAATTAGCAGCAGAATGGGCAAAATACAACATTACTGTAAATGCAATCTGTCCAGGTACTTTCCCAACAGAACTTACTCGTTCAACTATCGACAATGACGAATACAAAGCATACACAAAAACTGTTGTACCTGTTGGAAGATCTGGTGTTGATGGTGAATTAGACTCCACTGTTGTATACTTAGCATCCCCTAAATCCAGTTACGTAACTGGTCAAGCAATTGCTGTAGATGGTGGATACACCTGTATTTAA
- a CDS encoding DUF5750 family protein has product MRVKIENYGEADGQYFIEYFVSGLSSNQLDYLHNNLSEECEIHEGMLKIKMYFDERLYPFQSDVAKIKLDDFIAREEIEMTVFLTSFLEDM; this is encoded by the coding sequence ATGAGGGTTAAAATTGAAAATTATGGTGAAGCTGACGGACAGTATTTCATAGAATATTTCGTATCCGGGCTGTCTTCAAATCAGTTGGATTATCTCCATAACAATCTGTCTGAAGAATGTGAAATTCATGAGGGCATGTTAAAAATCAAAATGTATTTTGATGAGAGATTATATCCTTTCCAGAGTGATGTTGCTAAAATAAAGTTGGATGATTTCATTGCCCGTGAAGAAATTGAAATGACTGTATTTTTAACCAGTTTTCTGGAAGATATGTGA
- the nadC gene encoding carboxylating nicotinate-nucleotide diphosphorylase, whose translation MDKIIQYMLDEDMGFGDITSQAVVDEGCEVSAQIISKDEGILAGMDIIRDVFEEYGINVLFWLKDGTPISKNDLLMSVSGDARTILLLERTVLNLSMRMSGVASAANHYVNMVKDYDVRVAGTRKTSPAIAKFDKYALKVGGADTHRFGLDDMVLIKDNHIATCESPLDALLKAKANTSFSKKIEIEVETLDDAIKCVENRADIVMLDNMSPDEVSEVIDKLSELNIRQNSLIEVSGGITDETIVEYAKLGVDIISIGALTHSSRSLNFSMRF comes from the coding sequence TTGGACAAGATTATTCAATACATGTTAGATGAAGATATGGGATTTGGGGATATAACTTCACAGGCAGTTGTTGATGAAGGTTGTGAGGTCAGCGCCCAAATAATTTCTAAAGATGAAGGTATTTTAGCAGGTATGGATATAATTCGAGATGTATTTGAAGAATATGGGATAAATGTTCTGTTCTGGTTAAAGGATGGGACTCCAATTTCTAAAAATGATTTGCTGATGTCTGTTTCCGGAGATGCAAGGACAATTCTGCTTTTGGAGAGGACTGTTTTAAATTTGTCAATGAGAATGAGTGGAGTGGCTAGCGCAGCCAATCATTATGTTAATATGGTTAAGGATTATGATGTGAGGGTTGCGGGAACACGTAAAACTTCACCTGCAATAGCCAAATTTGACAAATACGCCCTTAAAGTAGGTGGTGCGGATACTCATCGCTTCGGTTTGGATGATATGGTTTTAATTAAAGACAATCATATTGCAACATGTGAAAGTCCATTGGATGCGCTGCTAAAAGCAAAGGCAAACACCAGCTTTTCTAAAAAAATAGAAATTGAAGTGGAAACTTTAGATGATGCAATAAAATGTGTTGAAAATCGTGCGGATATCGTAATGCTTGATAACATGTCGCCTGATGAAGTAAGTGAAGTCATTGATAAGTTATCTGAGTTAAACATTCGTCAAAATTCATTGATTGAAGTATCTGGTGGAATAACTGATGAAACTATTGTGGAATATGCAAAATTGGGTGTGGACATCATATCTATCGGTGCATTAACACATTCATCAAGAAGCCTTAATTTCAGTATGAGATTCTGA
- a CDS encoding carbon-nitrogen hydrolase family protein has product MTKIKIALCQMNVIDNKEENLKKASSMINKACKNADFIVLPEMFNCPYSNDKFIEYGEVENDSYTLNQISSLAKSNKTYILAGSIPEKENEKLYNTSYLFNKEGDIIAKHRKMHLFDIDVKDKITFKESDVLTAGDEFTTAETEFGKIGIGICYDIRFPELARIMVEDGALILFYPGAFNMTTGPAHWELLFKSRALDNQVYCVGVAPALNRDASYHSFGHSIITNPWGEIIAEAGEKEEIIYGEIDLDEIKKIREELPLLKNKREDLYEIIKK; this is encoded by the coding sequence ATGACAAAAATCAAAATTGCTCTTTGTCAAATGAATGTCATTGACAATAAAGAGGAAAATTTAAAAAAAGCAAGTTCAATGATTAATAAGGCTTGCAAGAATGCTGATTTTATTGTTTTACCTGAAATGTTTAACTGTCCCTATTCTAATGATAAATTTATAGAATATGGTGAAGTGGAAAATGACAGTTACACATTAAACCAGATATCCTCATTAGCTAAATCCAATAAGACATACATTTTAGCAGGCTCAATTCCTGAAAAAGAAAATGAAAAACTTTACAATACATCCTATCTTTTCAACAAAGAAGGAGATATTATAGCAAAGCATAGAAAAATGCATCTTTTTGATATTGATGTTAAAGATAAGATTACTTTTAAAGAATCCGATGTTTTAACAGCTGGAGATGAATTTACCACCGCTGAAACAGAATTTGGAAAAATAGGTATTGGAATCTGCTATGACATCCGTTTTCCAGAGCTTGCACGAATTATGGTGGAAGACGGAGCATTAATATTATTCTACCCCGGCGCATTCAATATGACCACCGGCCCTGCCCACTGGGAACTTCTTTTTAAATCACGTGCTCTGGACAATCAGGTTTATTGCGTGGGAGTTGCACCTGCATTAAACAGGGACGCATCATATCACAGTTTCGGACATTCAATAATTACAAATCCCTGGGGCGAAATTATAGCAGAAGCTGGTGAAAAAGAGGAAATAATATATGGTGAAATTGATTTAGATGAAATAAAAAAAATAAGGGAAGAACTTCCTCTTTTAAAAAATAAAAGAGAAGATCTCTATGAAATTATTAAAAAATAA
- a CDS encoding zinc ribbon domain-containing protein: protein MKKCPECGNPSYDGAPVCGNCGYNFPKPKVKARKKDSIFQNEQRAEIPKKENIIREEPKVDISKDKPKVEKPSNQQSTLDIIKEKKLIIGAIVLITLIVICGIVLTGSNKNTSPIQGSSNLLEYNAGDFAFKYPESWNSVNLSDADHEGAVFFQNDNNTIIEHYNITSSASSLKDINQQRISHALSNGDAIELVETVTLDGRNGSNIIVENADGNYTRYVSMFTDGELYVFKITGDSINSITSDSINQVVNSADII, encoded by the coding sequence GTGAAAAAATGTCCTGAATGTGGAAATCCTAGTTATGATGGAGCTCCTGTTTGTGGAAATTGTGGATATAACTTCCCCAAACCAAAAGTTAAAGCTCGTAAAAAAGACAGCATATTTCAAAATGAACAACGAGCTGAAATTCCTAAAAAAGAGAACATCATTCGCGAGGAACCAAAAGTTGATATTTCCAAAGATAAGCCAAAAGTGGAAAAACCTTCCAATCAACAAAGTACACTCGACATAATTAAAGAAAAAAAACTTATTATTGGAGCCATTGTGCTTATTACTTTAATTGTAATTTGTGGAATTGTCCTTACAGGGTCAAATAAAAACACCTCTCCTATTCAAGGCAGTAGTAATTTACTTGAATATAATGCTGGTGATTTTGCATTCAAATACCCTGAAAGTTGGAATAGTGTAAATCTTAGTGATGCAGATCATGAAGGCGCTGTATTTTTCCAAAATGATAATAATACAATTATAGAACATTATAACATTACAAGTAGTGCTAGTTCACTAAAAGACATCAATCAACAAAGAATCAGTCATGCATTAAGTAATGGTGACGCTATTGAACTTGTTGAAACCGTCACATTAGATGGCAGAAACGGGTCAAACATCATTGTTGAAAATGCCGATGGAAACTACACCAGATATGTTTCAATGTTTACTGATGGAGAATTATACGTGTTCAAGATTACTGGAGATTCTATTAACTCCATTACATCAGACAGCATCAATCAAGTAGTTAATTCCGCAGATATTATTTAA
- a CDS encoding alpha/beta fold hydrolase, whose amino-acid sequence MDSFRFENGEVLNDVKVEYMTYGTPKHDENGLISNAILYCSGSLGSFEGINKILPLTYPDCPFDSNKYYFISLTALGSAGSCSPSQTGLKNKFPKYTMLDVVNFQKQFLSEKFNIDHILGLIGNSMGGFVGLTQAIEYPDFQDFIICGVSSYKVAGHDFILSRFVDEIIESDPDYAKGELTYSLIRTLRIACLAEFNFGLSKEALRSKTNDELSIEFEEFGNEMIETDIYDLKYCNKASMEFNVENDLDKIKSKVLIVSCKQDPHFPPELDGIPMSKLIKNSELIIMDSQLGHLCFNELENISYELKEFMSDF is encoded by the coding sequence ATGGATTCTTTCAGATTTGAAAATGGAGAAGTGTTAAACGATGTTAAAGTCGAATATATGACTTACGGAACTCCAAAACATGATGAAAATGGTTTAATCAGCAATGCAATTCTTTACTGCAGCGGTTCCTTAGGCAGCTTCGAGGGCATTAATAAGATTTTGCCGTTAACCTATCCTGATTGTCCGTTTGACAGTAATAAATATTATTTTATTAGTCTAACTGCTTTAGGTTCTGCAGGATCATGTTCTCCATCACAGACTGGTTTGAAAAATAAATTCCCCAAATATACTATGCTTGACGTAGTTAATTTTCAAAAACAATTCTTATCTGAAAAATTCAACATTGACCATATTCTGGGACTAATTGGAAATTCCATGGGAGGTTTCGTTGGCCTAACCCAGGCAATCGAATACCCTGACTTTCAAGACTTCATTATCTGTGGTGTAAGTAGCTACAAGGTTGCAGGTCATGATTTTATCCTTTCAAGATTTGTGGATGAAATCATTGAATCTGATCCGGATTATGCGAAAGGAGAATTGACATATTCATTAATTCGAACTTTAAGAATAGCTTGTTTAGCAGAATTCAATTTTGGGCTTTCAAAGGAAGCTTTAAGAAGCAAAACTAATGATGAGTTAAGTATTGAATTTGAAGAATTCGGAAATGAAATGATTGAAACAGATATCTATGATTTAAAATACTGCAACAAGGCCAGCATGGAGTTCAATGTTGAAAATGATTTGGATAAAATCAAATCCAAAGTTTTGATTGTTTCATGTAAGCAAGACCCGCATTTCCCGCCGGAACTTGACGGAATTCCAATGTCAAAATTGATAAAAAATTCTGAATTGATTATAATGGATTCTCAATTGGGTCATTTATGTTTTAATGAACTTGAAAATATATCTTACGAGCTTAAGGAGTTTATGAGTGATTTTTGA
- a CDS encoding HEAT repeat domain-containing protein: MSNLSFDEAINNLSNDDVKVRKEAIESLVGTNDESAIEPLIKATTDENAQVRFKAAEILGSMGDVAVDKLIDEFKNAEGKDKRFLAFALKETEDKKVIPYFVEATEDEDFGVRKVAVRSLGDLQAEDELDTIAKCLEDEDWGVRLAAIQALGDIATDESINLIKKARKSEEDKDFKKSCNKAIKKAQKRQKAKSSGKSIVKVIPMSTIKEMEKTNLQKAIKEYERYVDAKQPKDAPYKRLCVLYRKANDRDNEIRVIETAIEVFADNEKKLPYFEKRLAKLK; the protein is encoded by the coding sequence ATGTCTAATTTAAGTTTTGATGAAGCTATTAACAACTTATCAAATGATGATGTTAAAGTTCGAAAAGAAGCTATAGAATCATTAGTTGGAACTAATGATGAATCAGCTATTGAACCATTGATTAAAGCTACCACTGATGAAAATGCTCAAGTAAGATTTAAAGCAGCTGAAATTTTAGGTAGTATGGGGGATGTGGCTGTCGATAAATTAATTGATGAATTTAAAAATGCAGAAGGTAAAGACAAACGTTTTTTAGCTTTTGCACTTAAAGAAACTGAAGATAAAAAAGTTATTCCTTATTTTGTTGAAGCAACTGAAGATGAAGATTTTGGTGTTAGAAAAGTTGCAGTACGTTCTCTTGGTGATCTTCAGGCTGAAGATGAATTGGATACTATTGCAAAATGTCTTGAAGATGAAGATTGGGGTGTCAGACTCGCTGCAATCCAGGCATTAGGGGATATTGCAACAGATGAATCAATCAATTTGATTAAAAAAGCAAGAAAATCAGAAGAGGATAAGGATTTCAAAAAATCATGTAATAAAGCTATTAAAAAAGCACAAAAAAGACAAAAAGCTAAATCTTCAGGAAAATCCATTGTTAAAGTAATACCTATGAGTACAATTAAAGAAATGGAAAAAACCAATCTTCAAAAAGCTATAAAAGAATACGAAAGATATGTTGATGCAAAACAGCCTAAAGATGCTCCATATAAAAGATTATGTGTTCTTTACAGAAAAGCTAATGATAGAGACAATGAAATAAGGGTCATTGAAACTGCAATTGAAGTATTTGCTGATAATGAAAAGAAATTACCTTACTTCGAGAAAAGATTGGCTAAATTGAAATAG
- a CDS encoding alpha/beta fold hydrolase, with protein MIMNEHGFCKMDSFEFQYGRVLNDVEVEYATYGTPIYDDEGYIVNAVLFFSTFKGTYSFLSNSQEYINSNSDLLSKLYCIDIRSLGTPGSCSPSTTGLNYDFPNYTCLDAVNFKRQFIAEKFKIKKIKGLIGEGIGGFQVLTWACEYPDEMDCIFLVNTAAKTSGYRFILGKTFEHIIDSVEDLYSDEYSISKNKALIAINSLLFAHSASKKAFSKLDNNQIHAIFDDFLDEGLFVDIYDFKFRNECDLQFDVIDKLHKIKAKSLFVATNKNYFDYDLDLMPFKDCVKDSVTLIQDQGLESYFFENEDYSYLGDEVISFFEQLLKE; from the coding sequence ATGATTATGAATGAACATGGTTTCTGTAAAATGGATTCATTTGAATTCCAGTATGGCCGTGTCCTTAATGATGTTGAAGTTGAATATGCAACTTACGGAACCCCAATATATGATGATGAAGGATATATTGTTAATGCGGTGTTGTTTTTTTCAACTTTTAAAGGAACTTATTCCTTTTTATCAAATTCTCAGGAGTATATTAACAGTAATTCTGACCTGCTTAGTAAATTGTATTGTATTGATATTCGTTCATTAGGAACTCCCGGGTCATGTTCTCCATCAACTACTGGTTTAAATTATGATTTTCCAAATTACACCTGTCTTGATGCGGTAAATTTTAAGAGACAGTTCATAGCCGAAAAATTTAAAATTAAGAAAATAAAGGGGTTAATCGGTGAAGGCATAGGGGGTTTTCAAGTTTTAACATGGGCCTGTGAATACCCTGACGAGATGGACTGTATATTTCTGGTAAATACTGCAGCTAAAACTTCCGGTTATAGATTTATACTGGGAAAAACCTTTGAACACATTATTGATTCGGTTGAGGATTTATATTCAGATGAATATAGTATTTCAAAAAATAAGGCGCTCATTGCAATAAATTCGTTATTATTTGCTCATTCAGCTTCCAAAAAAGCTTTCAGTAAATTGGATAACAATCAGATTCATGCAATTTTTGATGATTTTCTGGATGAAGGTTTATTTGTTGACATTTATGATTTCAAATTTAGAAATGAATGCGATCTTCAATTTGATGTTATAGATAAGTTACATAAAATAAAGGCCAAATCATTATTTGTGGCGACAAATAAGAATTATTTTGATTATGATTTGGATTTAATGCCATTTAAGGATTGTGTAAAAGATTCAGTAACCTTGATTCAGGACCAGGGTCTTGAAAGTTATTTTTTCGAAAATGAAGATTACTCTTATCTTGGAGATGAGGTAATTTCATTTTTTGAGCAATTATTAAAAGAATAG